One part of the Peromyscus leucopus breed LL Stock chromosome 19, UCI_PerLeu_2.1, whole genome shotgun sequence genome encodes these proteins:
- the Napg gene encoding gamma-soluble NSF attachment protein — translation MAAQKINEGLEHLAKAEKYLKTGFLKWKPDYDSAASEYGKAAVAFKNAKQFEQAKDACLREAVAHENNRALFHAAKAYEQAGMMLKEMQKLPEAVQLIEKASMMYLENGTPDTAAMALERAGKLIENIDPEKAVQLYQQTASVFENEERLRQAVELLGKASRLLVRGRRFDEAALSIQKEKNIYKEIENYPTCYKKTIAQVLVHLHRNDYVAAERCVRESYSIPGFNGSEDCAALEQLLEGYDQQDQDQVSEVCNSPLFKYMDNDYAKLGLSLVVPGGGIKKKSPATPQAKPDGAASTAAEEEEDEYSGGLC, via the exons ATGGCAGCCCAGAAGATAAACGAGGGGCTGGAGCATCTGGCGAAGGCGGAGAAGTA CCTGAAAACTGGTTTTTTAAAATGGAAGCCAGACTATGACAGTGCCGCTTCTGAATATGGAAAAGCAG CTGTTGCTTTTAAAAACGCCAAACAATTTGAGCAAGCAAAAGATGCCTGCCTACGGGAAGCTGTTGCCCATGAAAATAACAGGGC TCTTTTTCATGCTGCCAA AGCTTATGAGCAAGCTGGGATGATGTTGAAG GAGATGCAGAAACTGCCTGAGGCCGTCCAGCTGATCGAGAAAGCCAGCATGATGTACCTGGAGAATGGCACCCCTGATACAGCAGCTATGGCCTTGGAGCGAGCTGGAAA GCTCATAGAAAATATAGATCCAGAGAAGGCTGTACAGTTGTATCAGCAGACAGCCAGTGTGTTTGAG AACGAGGAACGCCTCCGGCAGGCAGTTGAACTGCTAGGGAAGGCCTCCAGACTGCTGGTACGAGGACGGAG GTTCGATGAGGCTGCACTCTctattcagaaggaaaaaaacatttataaGGAAATTGAGAATTACCCAACTTGTTATAAG AAAACAATTGCTCAGGTCCTGGTTCATCTACACAGAAATGATTATGTGGCTGCAGAGAGGTGTGTCAGGGAGAGCTACAg CATACCAGGGTTTAATGGCAGTGAGGACTGCGCTGCCCTTGAACAGCTCCTGGAAGGATATGACCAGCAAGACCAAGATCAAGTGTCTGAGGTCTGCAACTCACCCCTTTTCAAGTACATGGACAATGAC TATGCTAAGCTGGGCCTAAGCTTAGTGGTCCCAGGAGGGGGAATCAAGAAGAAATCTCCAGCCACACCCCAGGCCAAGCCGGATGGAGCTGCCAGCACAGcggctgaggaggaggaagacgagTACTCAGGAGGCCTATGCTAG